In Bacteroides coprosuis DSM 18011, the following are encoded in one genomic region:
- a CDS encoding FeS assembly ATPase SufC (COGs: COG0396 ABC-type transport system involved in Fe-S cluster assembly ATPase component~InterPro IPR010230:IPR003439:IPR003593~KEGG: bvu:BVU_1358 ABC transporter ATP-binding protein~PFAM: ABC transporter-like~SMART: ATPase, AAA+ type, core~SPTR: FeS assembly ATPase SufC;~TIGRFAM: ATPase SufC, SUF system FeS cluster assembly~IMG reference gene:2504105940~PFAM: ABC transporter~TIGRFAM: FeS assembly ATPase SufC) → MLKIKNLHASINGNEILKGINLSINRGETHAIMGPNGSGKSTLGNVLIGNPNYEITKGTVEYLDKDLLQLEPEERAGEGLFLSFQYPVEIPGVSMTRFLRSAMNGQREYRGLPHVSAEDFLKIMKEKRDLVKLDGNLTSRAVNEGFSGGEKKRNEIFQMALLEPTLSILDETDSGLDIDALRIVANGVNQYKSPERSFIIITHYQRLLDYIKPDYVHVLYGGKIVKSGGPELALLLEEKGYDWIKEEGEK, encoded by the coding sequence ATGTTAAAAATAAAAAACTTGCATGCTAGTATTAACGGAAATGAAATTCTAAAAGGGATCAACCTAAGTATAAATAGAGGAGAAACTCATGCTATAATGGGACCTAATGGTTCAGGTAAGAGTACTTTAGGAAATGTTTTGATTGGGAATCCCAATTATGAAATTACGAAGGGTACTGTAGAGTATCTTGATAAAGATCTGCTTCAGTTAGAGCCTGAGGAACGTGCTGGCGAAGGCTTATTTTTGAGTTTTCAGTATCCTGTGGAGATACCAGGTGTAAGTATGACACGTTTTCTTCGTTCAGCAATGAATGGACAGAGAGAATATAGAGGCTTACCTCACGTAAGTGCAGAAGATTTCCTGAAGATAATGAAGGAAAAAAGAGACCTTGTTAAGCTAGATGGAAATTTAACCTCTAGAGCTGTAAATGAAGGATTCTCGGGAGGGGAGAAAAAAAGGAATGAAATATTTCAGATGGCTCTTCTTGAACCGACATTGAGTATTCTAGATGAAACCGATTCAGGGTTGGATATTGATGCCTTAAGAATTGTAGCTAATGGCGTCAACCAATATAAATCTCCTGAAAGAAGTTTTATTATTATTACTCATTATCAAAGATTACTAGACTATATTAAACCTGATTATGTTCATGTCCTTTATGGGGGAAAAATTGTAAAGTCGGGTGGTCCAGAGTTGGCTTTACTTTTGGAAGAGAAAGGGTATGATTGGATTAAAGAGGAAGGAGAGAAATAA
- a CDS encoding Ribonuclease H (COGs: COG0164 Ribonuclease HII~InterPro IPR001352~KEGG: bfs:BF0239 ribonuclease HII~PFAM: Ribonuclease HII/HIII~PRIAM: Ribonuclease H~SPTR: Ribonuclease HII;~IMG reference gene:2504105941~PFAM: Ribonuclease HII), giving the protein MLKQYLLKERIEAGCDEAGRGCLAGPVFAAAVILPSDFENNLLNDSKQLSEKKRYELRVIIENEALACGVGVVSVEEIDKINILNASFLAMHRAIDCLKVRPEHLLIDGNRFNPYDGIKHTTIVKGDATFLSIAAASILAKTYRDDYMLAQHNKYPNYDWNHNKGYPTKKHREAIEKYGITPLHRHTFRLLKDKQLSIF; this is encoded by the coding sequence ATGTTGAAACAATATTTATTAAAAGAACGTATAGAGGCAGGCTGTGATGAAGCAGGCAGAGGATGTTTAGCAGGTCCTGTTTTTGCTGCGGCAGTAATTTTACCTTCTGATTTCGAAAACAACTTACTAAATGACTCCAAGCAGTTGTCAGAGAAAAAACGTTATGAACTGCGTGTTATTATAGAGAATGAAGCATTAGCATGTGGAGTTGGAGTAGTTTCTGTTGAAGAAATAGATAAAATTAATATTTTAAATGCTTCCTTTTTAGCAATGCATAGAGCTATTGATTGCCTTAAAGTAAGACCAGAGCATTTATTGATTGATGGTAATCGTTTTAACCCTTATGACGGTATAAAGCATACAACTATAGTGAAAGGTGATGCTACTTTTCTATCTATTGCTGCAGCCTCAATATTAGCTAAGACTTATCGTGATGATTATATGCTAGCTCAACATAATAAATATCCAAACTATGACTGGAATCATAACAAAGGGTATCCAACAAAGAAGCATAGAGAAGCTATTGAGAAGTATGGAATTACTCCGCTACATCGCCATACTTTTCGATTGTTAAAAGATAAACAGCTCTCAATTTTCTAA
- a CDS encoding lipoprotein (COGs: COG3015 Uncharacterized lipoprotein NlpE involved in copper resistance~KEGG: bth:BT_0817 lipoprotein, function unknown~SPTR: Putative uncharacterized protein;~IMG reference gene:2504105942~PFAM: Uncharacterized lipoprotein NlpE involved in copper resistance): protein MKKIILTLCVCLSVVACKNTNKSENKNEVVAQNNTEQVVDMHNAENSLSYCGIYQGVIPAADAPGIQVTLILNDDNSYELHETFIDKEDGEFQEKGSYSLNENVLTLFRNENEKSYYKVEEGRLKMLTQDQEEVTSELAPHYILNQTEVFE, encoded by the coding sequence ATGAAAAAAATAATCTTAACCTTATGTGTGTGTTTAAGTGTAGTCGCTTGTAAAAACACCAATAAATCTGAGAATAAGAATGAAGTTGTGGCTCAGAATAATACGGAACAAGTTGTGGATATGCACAATGCTGAAAATTCATTAAGTTATTGTGGTATTTATCAAGGGGTCATTCCTGCTGCTGATGCTCCAGGTATTCAAGTTACATTAATTCTTAATGATGACAATAGCTATGAACTTCATGAAACATTCATTGATAAAGAAGATGGAGAGTTTCAAGAAAAAGGTTCTTATTCTTTAAATGAGAATGTTCTTACTTTATTTAGAAATGAAAATGAAAAATCATACTATAAAGTAGAAGAAGGTAGACTTAAAATGCTTACTCAGGATCAAGAAGAAGTGACAAGTGAATTAGCACCTCATTACATCTTAAATCAAACTGAAGTATTTGAATAA
- a CDS encoding cysteine desulfurase, SufS subfamily (COGs: COG0520 Selenocysteine lyase~InterPro IPR010970:IPR000192~KEGG: bvu:BVU_1360 aminotransferase~PFAM: Aminotransferase, class V/Cysteine desulfurase~PRIAM: Selenocysteine lyase~SPTR: Putative uncharacterized protein;~TIGRFAM: Cysteine desulfurase, SufS~IMG reference gene:2504105943~PFAM: Aminotransferase class-V~TIGRFAM: cysteine desulfurases, SufS subfamily): MDLDKIRADFPILSREVYGKPLVYLDNGATSQKPRVVVDAMSDEYFTVNANVHRGVHYLSQQATELHEGAREIVRRHINAASVGEVIFTRGTTESINLVASCFGEAFLKEGDEVIVSEMEHHSNIVPWQLLEQRKGIVLRVVPITNEGELCMDEYRKIFNNKTKLVSLAHVSNVLGTINPVREIIEIAHSHDVPVLLDGAQAIPHKAVDVQALDVDFYVFSAHKAYGPTGVGVLYGKEKWLDKMPPYQGGGEMIQSVSFEKTVFNELPFKFEAGTPDYVGTTGLAKALEYIDSIGLDKIAAHELELTHYAMARLSEIEGMRLIGTAKEKTSVVSFLVGNIHHFDMGTLLDRLGIAVRTGHHCAQPLMIRLGIEGTVRASFALYNTKEEVDILINGINRVCSMF, from the coding sequence ATGGATTTAGATAAAATTAGAGCAGACTTTCCTATACTTTCAAGAGAAGTATATGGTAAACCTCTCGTTTATTTAGATAACGGAGCTACTTCTCAAAAACCTAGAGTAGTGGTAGATGCAATGTCTGATGAATATTTTACTGTAAATGCAAATGTTCATCGTGGTGTTCACTACCTTTCTCAACAAGCTACAGAACTGCATGAAGGTGCAAGAGAAATAGTTAGAAGGCATATAAATGCTGCTTCCGTTGGTGAGGTTATCTTTACTCGAGGGACTACCGAGTCTATTAACCTTGTAGCTTCATGTTTTGGTGAAGCTTTTCTCAAAGAGGGAGACGAGGTGATTGTATCGGAAATGGAGCATCATAGTAATATTGTGCCTTGGCAGTTGTTAGAACAGCGTAAAGGAATTGTTTTACGAGTGGTACCCATAACAAATGAAGGTGAGTTGTGTATGGATGAATATCGAAAGATATTCAATAACAAAACAAAACTAGTTAGTTTAGCTCATGTATCAAATGTGTTAGGAACGATAAATCCTGTTCGAGAAATCATTGAAATAGCACATTCGCATGATGTTCCTGTACTGCTAGATGGTGCACAAGCCATTCCTCATAAAGCCGTTGATGTACAAGCTTTAGATGTTGATTTCTATGTGTTCTCTGCTCATAAGGCTTATGGACCAACAGGTGTTGGAGTTCTTTATGGTAAAGAAAAGTGGCTTGATAAAATGCCTCCCTATCAAGGCGGTGGAGAAATGATTCAATCTGTCAGCTTTGAAAAAACTGTATTTAATGAGTTGCCTTTTAAGTTTGAAGCTGGTACTCCGGACTATGTTGGAACAACTGGCTTAGCTAAAGCTTTAGAGTATATAGATAGTATTGGTTTAGATAAAATAGCTGCTCACGAACTTGAATTAACTCATTATGCTATGGCTCGCTTGAGTGAGATAGAGGGTATGCGGTTGATCGGTACGGCAAAAGAGAAGACAAGTGTTGTTTCATTCTTAGTTGGAAATATCCATCACTTTGATATGGGTACTTTATTGGATCGTTTAGGTATTGCTGTCAGAACAGGGCATCATTGTGCTCAACCCTTGATGATTCGTTTAGGAATAGAAGGTACAGTAAGAGCATCATTTGCATTATACAATACTAAAGAAGAAGTAGATATCCTTATAAATGGGATAAATAGAGTTTGCTCAATGTTTTAA
- a CDS encoding FeS assembly protein SufD (COGs: COG0719 ABC-type transport system involved in Fe-S cluster assembly permease component~InterPro IPR011542:IPR000825~KEGG: bfr:BF0268 putative ABC transporter permease~PFAM: SUF system FeS cluster assembly, SufBD~SPTR: Putative ABC transporter permease protein;~TIGRFAM: SUF system FeS cluster assembly, SufD~IMG reference gene:2504105944~PFAM: Uncharacterized protein family (UPF0051)~TIGRFAM: FeS assembly protein SufD): protein MGAEKQYIDLFSQSEKVINSNSSVIMNRLRKNAISDFEKQGFPTKKLEDFKYTDVAKFFEPDYGINLKRLNIPANPDSVFKCDVPNLNTIECFMVNDVFYPEVRKQSLIPDGVVFGSLKDLGDKYADIVEKYYGQLADTSKDAISALNTAFAQDGILLYIPKNVIIEEPIQLINLLRADVNLMSNRRLLIILERGAQAKMLICNHAVDEVEFLSTGVTEIFVGENANFDFYELEETHTRTARFNNVFVSQDANSNVLLNNMTLHNGATRNTIEVKLLGEGAHIDCHGMAIEDKNQHVDNTTLIDHVVPNCTSNELFKYVLDDHSVGAFTGLVLVRPDAQKTNSQQTNRNLCVTKDARMYARPQLEIYADDVKCGHGATVGQLDETALFYMRARGISKHEARLLLMFAFVNEVIDTISIEALKDRLHILVEKRFRGELSKCSGCAVCK, encoded by the coding sequence ATGGGTGCAGAAAAACAATATATAGATCTGTTCTCTCAATCAGAAAAGGTGATTAATAGCAATAGTTCAGTCATAATGAATAGGCTTAGAAAAAATGCTATTTCTGATTTTGAAAAACAAGGTTTTCCAACTAAGAAACTAGAGGATTTTAAATATACCGATGTAGCCAAGTTCTTTGAACCTGATTATGGTATTAATTTAAAAAGATTAAATATTCCTGCAAATCCAGATAGTGTATTTAAATGTGATGTCCCCAATTTAAATACTATTGAATGCTTTATGGTTAATGATGTTTTTTATCCTGAAGTTAGAAAGCAATCATTAATTCCTGATGGTGTCGTTTTTGGTAGTTTGAAGGATTTAGGTGATAAATATGCAGATATAGTAGAAAAGTATTATGGGCAGTTGGCTGATACGTCTAAGGATGCTATTTCTGCTTTGAACACGGCGTTTGCTCAAGATGGAATCCTTTTGTACATTCCCAAAAATGTAATCATAGAAGAACCTATACAACTGATTAATCTTCTACGAGCAGATGTGAATTTAATGTCTAATCGTCGTTTGTTAATCATTCTAGAAAGAGGAGCCCAGGCTAAAATGTTAATATGTAATCATGCTGTAGATGAGGTTGAATTTCTCTCAACAGGAGTTACGGAAATCTTTGTGGGAGAAAATGCAAACTTCGACTTCTATGAGTTAGAAGAAACACACACTAGAACAGCTCGTTTTAACAATGTATTTGTTAGTCAGGATGCTAACAGTAATGTGTTGCTAAATAATATGACTTTACATAATGGTGCTACTCGTAATACTATTGAAGTAAAACTATTGGGTGAGGGAGCACATATTGATTGTCATGGTATGGCAATAGAGGATAAGAACCAGCATGTGGATAACACAACATTAATTGATCACGTTGTGCCTAATTGTACAAGTAATGAGCTATTTAAATATGTTCTAGATGATCACTCTGTAGGTGCTTTTACAGGATTAGTATTAGTGCGTCCAGATGCACAAAAAACGAATTCACAACAAACGAATCGCAACCTATGCGTTACTAAAGATGCACGGATGTATGCTCGACCACAATTGGAAATTTATGCTGATGATGTGAAATGTGGACATGGAGCTACAGTAGGTCAGCTAGATGAAACCGCTTTATTTTATATGCGTGCAAGAGGAATATCAAAGCATGAAGCTCGTTTATTGCTTATGTTTGCTTTTGTAAATGAAGTTATTGATACAATTTCAATCGAAGCATTGAAAGATCGCTTACATATTTTAGTTGAAAAACGCTTTAGAGGAGAATTGAGTAAATGCTCGGGTTGTGCTGTTTGTAAATAA
- a CDS encoding FeS assembly ATPase SufC (COGs: COG0396 ABC-type transport system involved in Fe-S cluster assembly ATPase component~InterPro IPR010230:IPR003439:IPR003593~KEGG: bfs:BF0223 putative ABC transporter, ATP-binding protein~PFAM: ABC transporter-like~SMART: ATPase, AAA+ type, core~SPTR: ABC transporter ATP-binding protein;~TIGRFAM: ATPase SufC, SUF system FeS cluster assembly~IMG reference gene:2504105945~PFAM: ABC transporter~TIGRFAM: FeS assembly ATPase SufC): MLKIKDLHASINGKEILKGINLEVKPGEVHAIMGPNGSGKSTLSSVLVGNPNFEVTKGSVEFMGKNLLDLAPEDRSHEGIFLSFQYPVEIPGVSMVNFMRSAVNEQRKYRNLPPLTASEFLKLMREKRAIVELDNKLTNRSVNEGFSGGEKKRNEIFQMAMLEPKLSILDETDSGLDIDALRIVADGVNKLKTPENSCILITHYQRLLDYIKPDIVHVLYKGQIVKTAGPELALELEERGYDWIKKEIGE, encoded by the coding sequence ATGCTAAAGATAAAAGACCTACATGCCAGTATTAATGGTAAGGAGATATTAAAGGGAATCAACCTTGAAGTTAAACCAGGAGAAGTGCATGCTATTATGGGACCTAATGGTTCTGGTAAAAGTACTCTAAGTAGTGTTTTAGTAGGTAATCCGAACTTTGAAGTAACAAAGGGATCTGTAGAGTTTATGGGTAAAAACCTGCTAGATTTGGCTCCAGAAGATAGAAGTCATGAAGGTATATTCCTCAGTTTTCAATATCCTGTTGAAATACCAGGAGTGAGTATGGTAAACTTTATGCGCTCTGCAGTAAATGAGCAGCGTAAATATCGTAATCTTCCTCCATTAACAGCAAGCGAGTTTTTAAAGCTAATGCGTGAGAAGAGAGCGATCGTTGAATTAGATAACAAACTAACCAATCGTTCGGTAAACGAAGGTTTCTCTGGAGGAGAAAAAAAGCGTAATGAGATATTTCAGATGGCAATGCTAGAACCCAAATTAAGTATTCTCGATGAAACAGATTCAGGCTTGGATATTGATGCTCTTCGTATTGTCGCTGATGGTGTGAATAAGTTGAAGACTCCAGAAAATAGTTGTATCCTAATTACCCACTACCAACGTTTATTAGATTATATAAAACCCGATATAGTTCATGTTTTATATAAGGGACAAATAGTGAAAACAGCTGGTCCAGAATTAGCTCTTGAGTTAGAAGAAAGAGGCTACGATTGGATTAAGAAAGAAATTGGAGAGTAA
- a CDS encoding FeS assembly protein SufB (COGs: COG0719 ABC-type transport system involved in Fe-S cluster assembly permease component~InterPro IPR010231:IPR000825~KEGG: bth:BT_3406 cysteine desulfurase activator complex subunit SufB~PFAM: SUF system FeS cluster assembly, SufBD~SPTR: Putative uncharacterized protein;~TIGRFAM: SUF system FeS cluster assembly, SufB~IMG reference gene:2504105946~PFAM: Uncharacterized protein family (UPF0051)~TIGRFAM: FeS assembly protein SufB): MEEANKYVKELTKEKYKYGFTTDVHTEIIEKGLNEDVVRLISEKKGEPDWLLDFRLKAYRHWLTLEMPKWAHLRIPEIDYQAISYYADPTKKKEGPKSLDEVDPEVLKTFNKLGIPLEEQMALSGIAVDAVMDSVSVKTTFKETLMEKGIIFCSFSEAVREHPDLVRQYMGSVVGYRDNFFAALNSAVFSDGSFVYIPKGVRCPMELSTYFRINAMNTGQFERTLIVADDDAYVSYLEGCTAPMRDENQLHAAIVEIIVNDRAEVKYSTVQNWYPGDAQGKGGVYNFVTKRGHCKGINSKLSWTQVETGSAITWKYPSCILSGDNSTAEFYSVAVTNNYQQADTGTKMIHLGKNTSSTIISKGISAGHSENSYRGLVRVAEKAENARNYSECDSLLLGDKCGAHTFPYMDIHNETAVIEHEATTSKINEDQIFYCNQRGISTEDAIGLIVNGYAKEVINKLPMEFAVEAQKLLSISLEGSVG, from the coding sequence ATGGAAGAAGCTAATAAATACGTAAAGGAGCTCACCAAAGAGAAATATAAATATGGATTTACTACTGATGTCCATACTGAAATCATTGAAAAAGGACTAAATGAAGATGTAGTTCGTTTAATTTCAGAAAAAAAAGGTGAACCCGATTGGCTTTTAGATTTTAGACTAAAAGCTTATCGTCATTGGTTAACATTAGAGATGCCTAAATGGGCACACTTGAGAATACCAGAAATAGATTATCAAGCTATTTCTTATTATGCAGACCCAACAAAGAAGAAAGAAGGTCCAAAGAGTCTTGATGAAGTAGATCCAGAAGTTCTTAAGACATTTAATAAACTGGGGATTCCTCTTGAGGAACAAATGGCTTTAAGTGGAATTGCTGTTGATGCTGTAATGGACTCTGTGTCTGTTAAAACTACCTTCAAAGAAACATTGATGGAAAAAGGGATTATCTTCTGCTCATTTAGTGAGGCAGTGAGGGAACATCCTGATTTAGTCCGTCAATATATGGGTAGTGTTGTAGGTTATAGAGATAATTTCTTTGCCGCTTTAAATTCTGCAGTATTCTCGGATGGGTCATTTGTTTATATTCCTAAAGGAGTAAGATGTCCTATGGAGCTATCTACCTATTTCCGTATTAATGCAATGAATACAGGGCAATTTGAACGCACTTTAATTGTGGCAGATGATGATGCTTATGTGTCTTATTTGGAAGGTTGTACTGCTCCTATGAGAGATGAAAATCAACTTCATGCTGCTATTGTTGAAATTATAGTGAATGATAGAGCTGAAGTGAAATATAGCACCGTTCAAAACTGGTATCCAGGAGATGCTCAAGGTAAAGGTGGTGTTTACAACTTTGTTACTAAACGTGGTCATTGTAAAGGTATTAATAGTAAATTGTCATGGACTCAAGTGGAAACAGGTTCAGCAATTACATGGAAATATCCTTCATGTATCTTAAGTGGAGATAATTCTACGGCCGAATTTTATAGTGTTGCTGTTACTAACAATTATCAGCAGGCTGATACAGGAACAAAGATGATTCACTTAGGAAAAAATACCAGTAGTACTATCATTAGTAAAGGTATATCTGCAGGACACAGTGAAAACTCTTATAGAGGTTTAGTGCGTGTTGCTGAGAAGGCTGAAAATGCTAGAAATTATAGTGAGTGTGACTCTCTTTTACTAGGAGATAAATGTGGTGCACACACTTTCCCTTATATGGATATTCATAATGAGACAGCTGTCATTGAGCACGAGGCAACTACTAGTAAAATTAATGAAGATCAAATTTTCTATTGTAACCAAAGAGGTATTAGTACAGAAGATGCCATTGGGCTAATTGTAAATGGCTATGCCAAAGAGGTTATAAATAAGCTTCCTATGGAGTTTGCAGTAGAAGCACAAAAACTATTGTCTATTTCACTAGAAGGTAGTGTTGGATAA
- a CDS encoding Colicin V production protein (InterPro IPR003825~KEGG: bth:BT_3405 hypothetical protein~PFAM: Colicin V production, CvpA~SPTR: Colicin V production protein;~IMG reference gene:2504105947~PFAM: Colicin V production protein): MQPLDIAILLFVGLGIFAGYRKGLLHQLASLLGFIVGLYVAKEYFSSVAEEISPRVIDSISVAQAISFIGIWILVPIVFSILASLLTFIMDKIYLGWVNRLLGIVVGVIKYILLLSIILCVFDFIDSDNKIISETKKTESVLYRPTKSVTKVLFFVVKDTCFEYEQVD, from the coding sequence ATGCAACCTTTGGATATAGCTATACTTTTATTCGTAGGATTAGGTATATTTGCGGGGTACCGGAAAGGTTTATTGCACCAGCTAGCCTCTCTCTTGGGGTTCATAGTTGGACTTTATGTAGCTAAAGAGTATTTTAGCTCTGTAGCAGAAGAAATTTCCCCTAGAGTAATAGATTCGATATCTGTAGCTCAAGCTATTTCTTTTATAGGAATATGGATTTTAGTTCCTATTGTCTTTAGTATATTAGCGTCATTGTTAACCTTTATAATGGATAAAATCTATTTAGGATGGGTTAATCGCTTATTAGGGATAGTAGTGGGAGTTATAAAATATATCCTGCTACTCAGTATTATTCTTTGTGTATTTGATTTTATAGATTCTGATAATAAAATTATAAGTGAAACAAAGAAGACTGAGTCTGTGTTATATAGACCAACAAAGTCTGTGACAAAAGTTTTATTTTTTGTCGTTAAAGATACTTGCTTTGAATATGAGCAAGTTGACTAA